AACACTGCTCGGGCTTGTGCGACCCGAACACGGGACGGTGTCCTACGACGGCGTGCGCATCAACGGAGACGGGCGTGTGCGCGAGCACATCGCGTACATGCCGCAGATTGCGCATTACCCCGAGAACCTGCGCATCGGCGAATTCCTCGACATGATCGCGGGTCTGCGTCGCACACCCGCAAAACGCCGCGACGACATGATGCGGCGTTTTGCGCTCGAGGGACTCGAGGCCAAATCCTTGAAAGGACTCTCGGGCGGAACGAGGCAGCGCGTGTGTGCCGTTATGGCGCTGATGTTCGACGTGCCCGTGTATATACTCGACGAACCAACCGCGGGACTCGATCCACGTATGGCCCGGCGTTTCAAGGATGCCATTCTGCACGAGAAGGCGGCGGGAAAAACCGTCCTGCTGACTTCGCACATCCTGGCCGACATACAGGAACTCGCGGACCACATCGTGTATCTCAACGAGGGACGTGTCGTATTCGACGGCAGTCTCGAAGCACTGTACGCGGCGTCGGGGGCCGATGATGTCGAACGCTCGATTGCCGCACTGATCGAAAAGGAGGAACGTCCATGATACACACCCTTGCCCGGTATCAATTCCGGAACATTGCGCGCAGCCGCTGGGTGTTTGGCGCGGCGGTGTTTTTCCTTGTCTTCAGCGAAGCCCTGTACCAGGCCAGCGGCACGGCCCTGCGCATGCAGGTGAGCATGATGAGCGTTGTGCTCATCGTCCTTCCGCTTTTCGGCATCATGTACGGCGCCATGCACGTGTACGGCTCGCGCGAATTTCTCGAGGTGCTGGTTGCACAGCCGCTGCGGCGGCGCGACATCTTTCTCAGTTCCTACCTCGTGGTCACCTGCACCGTGGCGGGATGTTTTATTATCGGCGCGGGAATCCCGGTGCTGCTGCACAGCACCGCCGAAAGCTGGATAAGCGGACTGCTGCTGCTGCTGGCCGGAGCGCTGCTCACAGCCATTTTTGCGGCCATCGCCTTTGTCATCGCATTTCGTGTACACGACAGGACGCGCGGCATCGGTCTCGCCCTGCTCGTATGGTTCGCGTTCTCGCTGCTCTACGACGGCGTCGTGCTG
This region of Ignavibacteriota bacterium genomic DNA includes:
- a CDS encoding ABC transporter ATP-binding protein: MLALHGIRKRFGSFEALRDVDVRFAAGRVTAVLGPNGSGKTTVLKTLLGLVRPEHGTVSYDGVRINGDGRVREHIAYMPQIAHYPENLRIGEFLDMIAGLRRTPAKRRDDMMRRFALEGLEAKSLKGLSGGTRQRVCAVMALMFDVPVYILDEPTAGLDPRMARRFKDAILHEKAAGKTVLLTSHILADIQELADHIVYLNEGRVVFDGSLEALYAASGADDVERSIAALIEKEERP
- a CDS encoding ABC transporter permease subunit, with translation MIHTLARYQFRNIARSRWVFGAAVFFLVFSEALYQASGTALRMQVSMMSVVLIVLPLFGIMYGAMHVYGSREFLEVLVAQPLRRRDIFLSSYLVVTCTVAGCFIIGAGIPVLLHSTAESWISGLLLLLAGALLTAIFAAIAFVIAFRVHDRTRGIGLALLVWFAFSLLYDGVVLFAFHALRDYPVEPIAIAASVLNPVDLARIVLTLQYDVSALLGYTGAVYEKFFGSALGAVMSIIALLLWIFAPLGLAERIFARKDF